CACAACGACGTGCATCCAGATGAAGCCGCTCCCGAACGTCTATGCGAATCTTACCACCCAGATAATAAACAGAACAATCATGACGATTTGCAAAATAATTTTCATAACGGTGCTTGTAAACAGCCCCACCACGGAACCAAATCCGACTTTGGAAGCTTTGGCAGGTGAAGACCCTCCGATCAGTTCCCCGATAAAAGCACCGATAAATGGTCCCAGTACCAGTCCGAATGCCGGAATAACAAATGGGCCTATGATGACACCAATCGTACTGAGAGTCGTCGATAATTTGGAGCCGCCGAATTTCTTCACACCCCAGGCACTGACGACATAATCAGCCACAAACAGCACCACTACGATCAAAATCTGGATAATCCAGAACCATACACCGAACGGAACAAAGCTGAAGAACCAGCCATAGACCAGAAACGCGAAGAAAATCGCTACAGCACCAGGCAGTATAGGATATACCGTTCCGGCCATCCCCACCGCAAACAGCAGTACAATTAAAATCCAGCCAACGGTTGCGAGC
This window of the Paenibacillus marchantiae genome carries:
- a CDS encoding DUF456 domain-containing protein, translated to MAGTVYPILPGAVAIFFAFLVYGWFFSFVPFGVWFWIIQILIVVVLFVADYVVSAWGVKKFGGSKLSTTLSTIGVIIGPFVIPAFGLVLGPFIGAFIGELIGGSSPAKASKVGFGSVVGLFTSTVMKIILQIVMIVLFIIWVVRFA